The stretch of DNA CAAGACGTGCCACTTCCTCAACCAGATCGCACGGCTCGTTCAAGTCGGGGCGCCAACTCGGAGGCACCACGGAAAACTCGCCGTTGCCGCCTCCTGCGACAGAGCAACCGATATCGGTAAGAATGTCGCTGATGGTGTTCACGTCCGTATCAAGTCCGGCCACACGAGCCACTTCCGAAGCTTTGAACAGGATCGGACGGCGGTTAGAGACGGTATTGAAGTCGGTCGGGTGCTCGCTCGGCTCGCCATTGCCGTACTTAACCATCAGTTCGGCCGCCATCTGGGCGGCTGCCGGCTGCAGCTGGTCGTCCACACCGCGTTCGAAACGACGGGAGGCTTCAGACGGAATCTTGTGACGGCGTGCGGAACGCGCGATCGACACCTGATCGAAGTGCGCGGATTCCAGCAGGATGTTCTTGGTCTCAGCGGTAACCTCGCCGTACAGACCACCCATGACGCCGGCGATGCCGAGCACACGGGAACCGCGCTCACCGTTCGGGGAATCGGTGATCAGCAGATCTTCGACGCTCAGATCATGGTCCTTGCCATCCAGTGTGGTGAGTTTCTCACCCTCATTGGCGCGGCGCACCACAATCGGTCCTTCGATCTTATCCAGATCGTAGGCGTGCATCGGCTGTCCCAAGTCGAGCATCACATAGTTGGTGATGTCTACAGCCAAGGAGATGGAACGCATGCCTGCACGGGCCAGACGGCGACGCATCCAGTTCGGCGTATGGCTGGCCGGATCGAAGCCCTTGACCGCGCGAGCGTAATAGCGATCGCATCCAACCACACCGTGAATCGGATTATTGTCGTCGACGATCACTTCGATATCGGTCTTGGTGCCTTCCGGCAGACCCTTAGTGATCGGCGCCTTCTCATTCAGAGCGACAGCAGGATCAGTGTAGGCGGCACCGGTGGAATGATGGTATTCGCGAGACACGCCACGGTATGAGAACGCGTAGCCGCGATCCGGAGTGATGTTGATCTCCAGCAGCGGCTCATCCAAGTGCAGCAGGTGCATGGCGTCGTCGCCCGGCTGGAGCTTCTCATACTCTTCCGGGGTGAAGCCGTACTTACGCAACAGGATGATTCCATCATGGTTATCGCCCAAACCAAGCTCACGCTCGGAAGCGCACATTCCGTTGGAGATATGACCGTAGGTCTTGCGCGGCTCGATCTTAAAATCGCCCGGAAGCACAGCGCCGGGAAGCGTCACGACGACCTTCTCGCCTGCGGCCATGTTCGGAGCGCCGCAGATGATGCCGCGCGGCACCTTGTTGCCGTTCTCATCGGTTTCGTTGTATTCGTCACCGACGTCGACATGGCACCAGTTGATGATCTTGCCGTTCTTCTGCGGTTCCGGAGTGGCATCGACCACGTAGCCGACGACGATCGGACCAACCAGCTGGGAGGTGTGAATCTCTTCCTCTTCGAGACCGACCTTCACCAGATCCTTGGCAAGCTGTTCGTACGTAAGGCCTTCCGGAACCTCGACGTGGTCCTTGAGCCAATCAATGTCAACCATTGGCATGGGTCAATCACTCCCCCATCACAAACTGTTCGCTGAATCGCACGTCGCCTTCGACCAGGTCGTGCATGTCGTTGATGTCATGGCGCAGCAGCAGGGTACGCTCCACGCCGACGCCGAAGGCGAAGCCAGTGTAGACCTCGGGATCGAGGCCTGCGGACTTCAGCACGTTCGGGTTGACCATGCCG from Bifidobacterium catenulatum PV20-2 encodes:
- the pheT gene encoding phenylalanine--tRNA ligase subunit beta, coding for MPMVDIDWLKDHVEVPEGLTYEQLAKDLVKVGLEEEEIHTSQLVGPIVVGYVVDATPEPQKNGKIINWCHVDVGDEYNETDENGNKVPRGIICGAPNMAAGEKVVVTLPGAVLPGDFKIEPRKTYGHISNGMCASERELGLGDNHDGIILLRKYGFTPEEYEKLQPGDDAMHLLHLDEPLLEINITPDRGYAFSYRGVSREYHHSTGAAYTDPAVALNEKAPITKGLPEGTKTDIEVIVDDNNPIHGVVGCDRYYARAVKGFDPASHTPNWMRRRLARAGMRSISLAVDITNYVMLDLGQPMHAYDLDKIEGPIVVRRANEGEKLTTLDGKDHDLSVEDLLITDSPNGERGSRVLGIAGVMGGLYGEVTAETKNILLESAHFDQVSIARSARRHKIPSEASRRFERGVDDQLQPAAAQMAAELMVKYGNGEPSEHPTDFNTVSNRRPILFKASEVARVAGLDTDVNTISDILTDIGCSVAGGGNGEFSVVPPSWRPDLNEPCDLVEEVARLVGYDEIPVTVPPAPVEGRVGLTAEQLRKRQVADELAEYGMVETLSYPFVGDEDYKNFALDAAETKNISVEIANPLAGDRPFLRRDIIPTLAQTVQRNLRRGVENVSLYEIGHVYLWDPNAPAIPALPGAVKPTDEQLAALDAGLPDQPMHVAGILTGNAVDSGWLGDRRAVDWSDAVEAVQRISDRIGAALTLDQPKAGDVPAQWHPGRAARVMAGDVFVGMVGELHPHINEALGFPAHSAAFELDLTALFATLSGKPVQAKPISTFPPVKQDLAFTVSTDVTAAELRQVVVEAAGDSLESIELFDVYTGDQLGEGEKSLAYAVTFRAPDKTLASEDSEAIRKRIVDEASKLGAQLRA